From Methylomonas sp. EFPC3, a single genomic window includes:
- a CDS encoding DUF58 domain-containing protein has translation MSVQRRFWILAGFALAAYAAAIAREQSLPWLLAALIGGGLLSGLLWPYLLLKRVAIRRIAPQRALEGDTVKFEFEVHNRGRLPRFMLELADHLPFVGAAESLPAAGARLLGGISYIPGGASRRFELTLQCEKRGFYRLGPVGLASSFPLGLAEVRIAGEQTTPEFTIYPKLFPIQALALLGAPSQIHRGAYCLPEGAGAAEFAGLREYRSGDNPRHVHWPTTARMNELMVKEFEPLASACLYIALDLAKDANVGRGRHSTLEYAIRIAASVAGYACRQNIHSRLLAYGAQTVRFASGKGDLHFQHMLDALAVADSDGRTPYAELLTDIALHCQRGETVVLLLSEPPHRDAATLQALALLRARGANLLAVTFDRDSFFPSGAGMAAAPRRRDLTLGLLEMGVPSLTVRKGDDLTEVFNS, from the coding sequence ATGTCGGTTCAACGCCGGTTTTGGATACTGGCCGGTTTTGCGTTGGCGGCTTATGCCGCCGCCATCGCCCGCGAACAAAGTCTGCCTTGGCTATTGGCGGCCTTGATCGGCGGCGGTTTGCTCAGTGGTTTGCTTTGGCCTTACCTGTTGTTGAAGCGGGTGGCAATCCGTCGGATCGCCCCGCAACGGGCTTTGGAAGGGGATACGGTTAAATTCGAATTCGAAGTGCATAACCGTGGCCGGCTGCCGCGCTTTATGCTGGAGTTAGCCGACCATTTGCCTTTTGTCGGCGCCGCCGAATCGCTGCCTGCCGCCGGTGCTCGCTTGCTCGGCGGGATTTCGTACATCCCCGGCGGCGCTAGCCGCCGTTTCGAGTTGACGTTGCAATGCGAAAAACGCGGCTTTTACCGGCTGGGGCCGGTCGGCCTGGCTTCGTCGTTTCCGTTAGGTTTGGCGGAAGTGCGTATCGCCGGAGAACAGACGACGCCAGAATTCACGATCTACCCCAAATTGTTTCCGATCCAGGCCTTGGCCTTGCTCGGTGCGCCCAGTCAGATTCACCGCGGCGCCTACTGTTTGCCGGAGGGCGCCGGAGCGGCCGAGTTCGCCGGCCTGCGCGAATACCGCAGCGGCGACAACCCGCGCCACGTGCACTGGCCGACCACCGCGCGGATGAACGAATTGATGGTAAAAGAATTCGAACCGCTGGCTTCGGCTTGCCTTTACATCGCACTGGATTTGGCCAAGGACGCCAATGTCGGCCGCGGCCGCCACAGCACCCTGGAGTATGCGATACGCATCGCCGCATCGGTCGCCGGATATGCCTGCCGGCAAAACATCCATAGCCGCTTGCTGGCTTACGGGGCACAAACCGTGCGCTTTGCTTCCGGTAAAGGCGACTTGCACTTTCAGCATATGTTGGACGCCTTGGCCGTGGCGGACAGCGACGGCCGCACCCCGTACGCCGAACTGTTGACCGATATTGCCTTGCATTGCCAGCGCGGCGAGACGGTGGTGTTGCTGCTCAGCGAACCGCCGCACCGGGATGCGGCTACGCTGCAAGCGCTGGCTTTGCTGCGCGCCAGAGGCGCCAATTTGCTGGCGGTAACCTTCGACCGCGACAGTTTTTTCCCGAGCGGCGCCGGCATGGCCGCCGCACCGCGGCGAAGGGATTTGACCCTGGGCCTGCTGGAGATGGGCGTGCCAAGCCTGACCGTGCGCAAAGGCGACGATTTGACCGAGGTATTCAATTCGTGA